The following coding sequences lie in one Epinephelus moara isolate mb chromosome 17, YSFRI_EMoa_1.0, whole genome shotgun sequence genomic window:
- the si:ch211-212k18.15 gene encoding E3 ubiquitin-protein ligase RNF19A: MSTQGQEEKRYDPKDTTLKFVNRPDDLDPLPPEEGDKCLRAEMSCGHAVTPESLTGWCRSLLDQGQYKFKCPALKDGTLQKCDKEWSYQEVRRLAVLTAEEMQYFEEKMALLAATEYCDFKECPGCKTYVERKNPSNLSVRCTVCTEDNKTAYEFCWQCLKLWKGAAPRSDRCDNDGCINLDLEALKNCGTTNLSQVQGVDACPSLRACPTCGLKVAHDTTGCKNIICPRCQIEFCFVCLKLTPECLKTSSYFIPCSGGVAPIQTSIPVWHRN, translated from the exons ATGAGTACACAGGGTCAAGAGGAGAAAAGATACGACCCCAAAGACACAACTCTGAAGTTTGTCAACAGACCGGATGATCTGGATCCACTGC CTCCAGAGGAGGGAGACAAATGTCTCCGAGCAGAGATGTCCTGTGGTCACGCTGTCACTCCAGAGTCTCTCACTGGGTGGTGTCGCAGCCTGCTGGATCAG GGCCAGTACAAATTTAAGTGCCCTGCTTTAAAGGACGGCACCCTGCAGAAGTGTGATAAAGAGTGGTCTTATCAAGAGGTGCGCAGGCTGGCAGTGCTGACAGCTGAAGAGATGCAGTACTTTGAAGAGAAAATGGCGCTTCTGGCTGCCACAGAATACTGTGATTTTAAAGAA TGTCCTGGGTGCAAAACCTACGTGGAGAGAAAAAACCCGAGTAACCTCAGCGTGCGTTGCACAGTCTGCACAGAAGACAACAAGACAGCTTACGAGTTCTGCTGGCAGTGTCTGAAGCTGTGGAAAGGTGCGGCTCCACGCTCTGACCGCTGCGACAACGACGGCTGCATCAACCTCGACCTCGAGGCCCTCAAGAACTGTGGCACCACCAACCTCAGTCAGGTGCAAGGGGTCGACGCCTGTCCCTCACTCCGGGCCTGTCCCACCTGTGGCTTGAAGGTGGCGCATGACACAACGGGCTGTAAGAACATCATCTGTCCTCGCTGTCAGATTGAGTTCTGCTTTGTGTGCCTGAAGCTCACTCCTGAGTGCCTGAAGACGAGCTCTTACTTCATCCCCTGCAGTGGTGGTGTGGCTCCCATACAAACCTCCATACCTGTGTGGCACAGAAACTAA